The following proteins come from a genomic window of Pseudobdellovibrionaceae bacterium:
- a CDS encoding 2Fe-2S iron-sulfur cluster binding domain-containing protein, translated as MSDNVLISATVKSKIIESPTTVSLVLKLTDPKQKFHYVAGQFISLYVNINGKEIKRSYSLSSAPYEDSIQVSIKKVDKGCLSIFLVDQIAEGTVVKISPPKGRFFAWPQSTPKQYILFGAGSGVAPLFSIVKFLLHNNQKDKVIFVCSHKNKEEILFKTLLSQLAEKYSQRLQLIYTLSQSGEQETTCPQPNIALYSGRLSRKLMQNVFSQHLTPLWEKEFYICGPTEYMTEHIENLLFLGVPTKHLHIESFVSKIRKANDEDNPFKRLLNSSSENITEKKETADAGFLIGDNSAKQEKTKTILVDIDEQIHTLDYKEEKSILETILDAGIDAPYSCLSGACLSCLATVTEGCVKQQDLGILDASNINKKESLLCQAFPLSKSVSVRFD; from the coding sequence ATGAGTGACAATGTATTAATCTCTGCAACAGTGAAAAGCAAAATTATAGAAAGCCCTACTACAGTTTCTTTAGTGTTAAAATTAACTGACCCTAAACAAAAATTTCACTATGTTGCCGGCCAATTTATTTCTCTTTATGTAAACATAAATGGTAAGGAAATTAAAAGAAGCTATTCTTTGTCTTCTGCCCCTTATGAAGACTCTATTCAAGTGAGTATTAAAAAAGTGGACAAAGGCTGTTTGTCTATTTTTTTAGTAGACCAGATTGCAGAAGGAACTGTGGTAAAAATTAGCCCCCCAAAAGGTCGTTTTTTTGCTTGGCCACAAAGTACACCTAAACAATATATATTATTTGGTGCTGGCAGTGGTGTTGCGCCTTTATTTTCTATAGTAAAATTTCTATTACACAATAATCAAAAGGATAAAGTTATTTTTGTTTGTTCTCACAAAAATAAAGAAGAAATTTTATTTAAAACTTTGTTAAGCCAATTAGCAGAAAAGTACTCTCAGCGACTTCAACTGATTTATACTTTAAGCCAAAGTGGAGAACAAGAAACTACCTGCCCTCAACCTAATATTGCTTTGTACTCTGGTCGTTTAAGCCGCAAATTAATGCAAAATGTTTTTAGCCAACACTTAACCCCTTTATGGGAAAAAGAATTTTATATCTGTGGGCCCACAGAGTACATGACCGAACATATAGAAAATTTATTATTTTTAGGTGTGCCAACAAAACATTTACATATCGAATCTTTCGTATCAAAAATTCGTAAAGCTAATGATGAAGACAATCCCTTTAAGCGTTTATTAAATTCTTCCTCCGAAAATATAACAGAAAAAAAAGAAACGGCTGACGCAGGTTTTTTAATTGGAGACAATAGCGCCAAACAAGAGAAAACCAAAACTATTTTGGTGGACATAGACGAACAAATCCATACTTTAGACTATAAAGAAGAAAAAAGTATTTTAGAAACTATTTTGGACGCTGGCATCGATGCCCCCTATTCTTGTCTTAGTGGTGCTTGCCTATCTTGCCTGGCTACCGTGACCGAGGGGTGTGTAAAACAACAGGATTTAGGAATTTTAGATGCTTCGAACATTAACAAAAAAGAAAGCTTATTGTGCCAAGCCTTTCCTTTATCCAAAAGCGTTAGTGTTCGGTTTGATTAA